The region TGACTGTGGTGATGGTGTTCTTCATGATTATGTTCATGTACATTATTTTTTAATGTAACATCCACTCTAGTTCCTGTTATCCCAAGTTTTATAGAACTTTCAATTTTTATTTCATATTCAGAATTCAAATTGAGCTTTGAGAGTTCTTCAATTAAATATTCCTTAGGAACCCCTAAATCTATTAATGCTGCTAAATTCATATCTCCACTTATTCCGCAAAAACAATCATAATATAATACTTTCATTTGATTCACTCCCTAAATTTATTCCACTATACTTCTGTAATTTAAAAACATTGCAAAGTAAAATCAGCTTCTCTACCAAAAATGCGCTGTAAAAATGGCTAACCAATGAAAATTATTAGTAATAAGTATATAGTACAAAAATTTAATTGGTTACAAAGATTAAAGCCTAAAATTCCGTAGGAACGGAGAAATTTTCTCCTTGCACTACTTTGCAACATTTATATAATGTTGCACTTTCTTAAAAATTCTTTATCATTTATTATATTTTCGTATTCGCCATCTCTTATTATTTTATGGTCTTCTGAAAACACAATAGCCCTATGAAAGACGCCCTTTATGTATTCAAAGTCATGAGTTGCGCAGATTATAGTCTTGCCACTTTTATTTAAATCCACCAATAATTCTTTTAAAAATCTTTTTCCCTTTGGATCTATTCCATTCATTGGCTCATCTAAAGTTATTACTTCCGGATTCATGGCAAGTACACTGGCAATTGCAACTCTCTTCTTTTCTCCCCCGCTTAAATTATATGGATGTTCATCTTTTAATTTATCCACATTAAGAAGCTTAAGACAATCTGAAGTTCTTTTATTTACTTCTTCCTCTGATAGCTCCATTTGCATAAGTCCAAATGCTACTTCTTCAAAGACTGTAGGGCAAAATAACTGAGCATCAGAATTTTGAAATACAAATCCCAATCTTTTATGAAATAATTTTAAGACTTTGCTATCCTTTAACGCACCCTCATTTATTTCACTATTATCAAATATATATTTGCCATGACCCCCAAAAATAATACCATTTAGAAGCTTCAAGAAAGTTGATTTTCCACTTCCATTAGGTCCTATGATTGCTACAGCTTCTCCTTCTTTTATATGAACATTTACATCATCAAGAGCTATTTTATTCTTATACGTAAATGAGATATTTTCTAATTCTATCATAAATAATTCTCCTCGATTTTTTTAGTAAGCTATATAAAAAAACAAACTAAGTAAACCTATATTTATCGCTAAATATATATAATCGATTTTCTTTAATTTGAAATTTACCTTTGTGGTGTATTCTCCTACAAACCCCCTGCATTCCATGGCATGAAACATCTCTTCACTCATTTTATAAGACTTTATAAATAAATTTCCTATAATTCCTGTGAGAGACTTATATTTATTACTAGTTACACCAATCGATCTAAGCCTCAATGCATATAACAAATTAAGAGAATGTTCACCTAGAAGAAGAATATATTTTATCGTTATATCCATAATCCATATAAACATGTCTGGTATAAATAGTAGTTTTAATGCTCTGCTGATTTCATTCCATTTAGTATTATGAGATAATAAATTCATAAGTAATATTGTTATAATTAATTTTTGAAAAAGCAATAAACTATTATTAACATTTCCGCAAAGCATAGATGGTATTAAAGCTATTAACGTTATAAAAGGAAACGGAATACTTTTTAATAGAATTCTTTTGACTAACTTTTTTTCCATAAGAAAAAGATTAATTAACACATATAAATCTATTACCATTAGATAAATAAAACTTCTTGAAATAGATACACATAGTATCATTATTATGACACATATAAGTTTCAAAGTTGAATTTATTGAGTAAATTAATTTATCTTGATTTTTATTTTGTCTAATTATAGAAGTTATTTTAATGAAAGAAAAAATACTCTTTTCAATATATGAACTTTTTTCTTCTCTTGGAGCATAATCATCTTTCACCTTAAGCCATTCTGGAATCATCTAATCTCCTTTTTATTTTTCCTTAAATTTATTCTTTCTACAAATTTAAAGATAATCAAAATTAGTACTACACCAACTAATGCTGATAAAACATACCCAAAATACTGATTTAAAAATCCAAAGCTATAATCTTTAAATGGAGAATTAAAT is a window of Clostridium pasteurianum DNA encoding:
- a CDS encoding energy-coupling factor ABC transporter ATP-binding protein — protein: MIELENISFTYKNKIALDDVNVHIKEGEAVAIIGPNGSGKSTFLKLLNGIIFGGHGKYIFDNSEINEGALKDSKVLKLFHKRLGFVFQNSDAQLFCPTVFEEVAFGLMQMELSEEEVNKRTSDCLKLLNVDKLKDEHPYNLSGGEKKRVAIASVLAMNPEVITLDEPMNGIDPKGKRFLKELLVDLNKSGKTIICATHDFEYIKGVFHRAIVFSEDHKIIRDGEYENIINDKEFLRKCNII
- a CDS encoding energy-coupling factor transporter transmembrane component T family protein encodes the protein MIPEWLKVKDDYAPREEKSSYIEKSIFSFIKITSIIRQNKNQDKLIYSINSTLKLICVIIMILCVSISRSFIYLMVIDLYVLINLFLMEKKLVKRILLKSIPFPFITLIALIPSMLCGNVNNSLLLFQKLIITILLMNLLSHNTKWNEISRALKLLFIPDMFIWIMDITIKYILLLGEHSLNLLYALRLRSIGVTSNKYKSLTGIIGNLFIKSYKMSEEMFHAMECRGFVGEYTTKVNFKLKKIDYIYLAINIGLLSLFFYIAY